In a single window of the Anabas testudineus chromosome 19, fAnaTes1.2, whole genome shotgun sequence genome:
- the ccdc78 gene encoding coiled-coil domain-containing protein 78, with protein sequence MNSQQHQLSSNELQERLQVVTEENLQLRDKNEHLFNKVGYLESRLGHLASSNTDLSYRLVQSEEEKLKISKELVEEKIQSNKTREQFEEEVFELKNKILNQDSVITELEMKRDKLFRELQSAEARLTVGEKSGQDLTEEHAMLKKKHLALAEAHDKQVAQSEELSSELLALAQAQDTLRKQLQEQQQSVKTATQDFHGELDRVRALISRLSHDKVKPEDLAALNQDQKTMEKTLLGNQDEIKDTLEKMRRSYEEQQKKLEEKVVAMGKEHQENKRVIHNSQQKVSEKSAALMCAQSQVKEVEEENSQLQLHVKKLNEEYRSRLVCYLQDLAEYIDGHNKTPPEGTKLRAFVDSMLQDVKSSYRVREEQLSSAARSYKKRLQKITKTHHALLIAYRVQREQILATPDGGLDPGPPEAHFSLDTSELRDEIEKELQHLRQDKARLEGQLQVARQQVAVLTVPRQNTSCQESESVQQTHEESWMDVRKLLKEITDSTLVGLEKERVLLLTRATVAEAQVLELQDYIDNHLGRYKQEITHLRRLHGIEDAAGRSQSDQSSFH encoded by the exons ATGAACTCTCAGCAGCACCAGCTATCTTCAAATGAGCTCCAGGAGCGACTTCAAGTGGTGACAGAAGAAAAT TTGCAGCTGCGTGACAAAAATGAACATCTTTTCAACAAAGTGGGTTACCTGGAGAGCAGACTGGGTCACCTGGCCAGCTCCAACACAGACCTGTCCTACAGGCTGGTCCAGAGTGAGGAAGAAAAGCTCAAG ATTTCTAAAGAGCTTGTGGAGGAGAAAATTCAGAGCAACAAGACAAGAGAACAGTTCGAGGAAGAGGTGTTTGAGCTGAAAAACAAG ATATTAAACCAAGACAGCGTGATAACAGAGCTTGAAATGAAGCGAGACAAGTTATTCAGGGAACTCCAGTCAGCAGAGGCTCGTCTGACAGTGGGCGAGAAGAGCGGCCAAGACCTGACAGAGGAGCACGCCATGCTGAAGAAGAAACACCTGGCTCTGGCCGAGGCCCACGACAAACAAGTGGCCCAAAGTGAGGAGCTGAGTTCTGAGCTGCTGGCACTGGCCCAGGCCCAGGACACCCTCCGcaagcagctgcaggagcaaCAGCAAAGCGTGAAGACTGCCACTCAGGACTTTCATGGGGAACTGGACAGGGTGCGGGCCTTGATCAGCCGCTTGTCACATGACAAagtcaag CCTGAGGACCTGGCAGCTCTGAACCAGGACCaaaaaacaatggaaaaaaCT CTGCTTGGAAACCAAGATGAGATCAAAGACACGCTGGAGAAAATGAGGCGCAGTTATGAGGAACAGCAGAAGAAACTGGAGGAGAAAGT GGTTGCTATGGGTAAAGAGCACCAGGAGAACAAGAGAGTGATCCATAATAGCCAGCAGAAAGTATCAGAAAAGAGTGCG GCCCTGATGTGCGCTCAGAGCCAGGTGAAGGAAGTGGAAGAAGAGAACTcgcagctgcagcttcatgtcAAAAAGCTGAATGAGGAATATCGTTCACGGCTTGTGTGCTATTTACAAGACTTAGCG GAGTACATTGATGGGCACAATAAAACCCCTCCAGAGGGAACTAAATTGAGGGCCTTTGTGGATAGTATGCTGCAGGATGTGAAATCATCCTACAGGGTCAGGGAGGAGCAGCTTTCTTCTGCTGCTCGCTCCTATAAAAAGCGACTTCAGAAGATCACCAAGACCCATCATGCCCTCCTTATTGCATATAG AGTTCAGAGAGAGCAGATCTTGGCCACACCAGATGGTGGTCTGGACCCTGGACCTCCTGAAGCCCACTTTAGTCTGGATACAAGTGAACTAAGAGATGAAATTGAAAAAGAACTCCAGCACCTTCGCCAGGACAAAGCCAGGCTGGAGGGTCAGCTGCAGGTGGCCCGGCAGCAG GTGGCTGTCCTCACAGTGCCTCGTCAGAATACAAGCTGTCAAGA GTCTGAGAGCGTGCAGCAGACACATGAAGAGTCCTGGATGGACGTGAGGAAGCTTCTGAAGGAGATCACAGACTCTACACTG GTGGGCTTAGAGAAGGAGCGTGTCCTTCTCCTCACCAGAGCCACAGTGGCAGAGGCCCAGGTGCTGGAGTTGCAGGACTACATTGACAACCACCTTGGCAG GTATAAACAGGAGATCACACATCTCCGCAGACTGCATGGGATAGAGGACGCAGCAGGTCGCTCCCAAAGTGATCAGTCGTCCTTCCACTAA
- the metrn gene encoding meteorin, whose product MSGFRFWITAIWILLVVIFDAAFSNYSEDQCSWRGSGLSQQQGSVEQISLHCSEGSLDWLYPKGALRLTLSPRLPSVAVGPGGSSSGLITACVKPSEQFHGAQLYLERDGVLELLIGDRLESSPPPRVRCFSRLPGERVALFLQATPHQDISRRIASFHYELRGDWAARLSLDSTTINSEDACRPCNNTEILMAVCTSDFVVRGNIRSVEEDENLRAAVIKVSATRVFRQKYTLFTGNSRLSRKGEIRTLLQCGVKPGPGSFLFTGRVHFGEAWLGCAPRYKDFLQAYTVAKAAQQIPCELPVD is encoded by the exons ATGTCCGGCTTCAGGTTTTGGATTACTGCCATTTGGATTTTACTTGTGGTCATTTTTGACGCGGCTTTTTCGAACTATTCTGAAGACCAGTGCAGCTGGAGAGGAAG TGGTTTATCCCAACAGCAGGGCAGCGTGGAGCAGATCTCTCTCCACTGCTCTGAGGGCTCTCTGGACTGGTTGTATCCCAAAGGAGCCCTGCGCCTCACCCTCTCACCCCGTCTGCCCTCTGTGGCAGTGGGGCCCGGCGGCAGCAGCTCGGGCCTCATCACGGCTTGCGTCAAGCCCTCGGAGCAGTTCCACGGTGCCCAGCTCTACCTGGAGAGAGACGGGGTCCTGGAGCTGCTGATAGGGGATCGCCTGGAGTCCTCTCCCCCACCGAGGGTTCGCTGCTTCAGTCGATTGCCTGGGGAGAGGGTGGCCCTGTTCTTGCAAGCTACACCTCACCAGGACATCAGCAGGAGGATCGCCTCCTTTCACTACGAGCTGAGAGGGGATTGGGCTGCTCGCCTGTCACTGGACTCCACCACCATCAACAGTGAAG ATGCCTGCAGACCCTGCAACAACACAGAGATTCTCATGGCTGTTTGCACCAGTGACTTTG tGGTGCGAGGTAATATCCGGTCAGTGGAAGAAGACGAGAACCTACGAGCAGCAGTGATCAAGGTCAGCGCTACCCGGGTGTTTCGTCAGAAGTATACTCTGTTCACCGGCAACAGTCGCCTGAGCCGCAAGGGTGAGATCAGGACTTTGCTGCAATGTGGTGTTAAACCAGGACCTGGCAGCTTCCTTTTCACAGGTCGGGTCCACTTTGGTGAGGCCTGGTTGGGTTGCGCTCCCCGCTACAAAGACTTCCTGCAGGCTTACACTGTAGCCAAGGCAGCCCAGCAGATACCTTGTGAGCTCCCTGTTGACTGA